A part of Chitinivorax tropicus genomic DNA contains:
- the hisH gene encoding imidazole glycerol phosphate synthase subunit HisH — protein MSVRVGIADYGVGNMASVSNAVMVAGGLADIVTDPTRLLDYDRLILPGVGAFADAVKRLRSSGMATALDAYRRTGRPILGICLGMQLMCKDSTEDGLHTGLGWFDAHVRRFPAIPDQKVPHIGWNDLAFSREHPVLSQVPAQADAYFVHSYRVEPISQHDVLAWCDYGGPFAAMIARDNLVGIQFHPEKSQRIGLTILKNFIAWNAALMATTELEMATC, from the coding sequence ATGAGTGTGCGAGTTGGTATTGCCGATTACGGCGTTGGTAATATGGCTTCAGTGAGCAATGCTGTGATGGTTGCGGGTGGACTGGCAGACATTGTGACAGACCCGACGCGATTGCTGGATTATGACAGGTTGATTTTGCCTGGCGTGGGTGCCTTTGCTGACGCAGTCAAGCGATTGAGATCGAGTGGCATGGCTACTGCTCTGGATGCCTATAGACGGACCGGAAGGCCCATTTTGGGTATATGTCTGGGTATGCAACTGATGTGTAAGGATTCTACCGAAGACGGCTTGCATACCGGATTAGGTTGGTTTGATGCACATGTGCGCCGTTTTCCTGCGATTCCAGATCAGAAGGTGCCCCACATTGGTTGGAATGATCTGGCTTTCTCACGAGAACACCCTGTTTTGAGTCAAGTGCCCGCCCAGGCAGACGCCTATTTTGTGCATAGCTATCGCGTTGAGCCCATCAGTCAGCACGATGTACTTGCATGGTGCGATTATGGCGGGCCATTTGCGGCCATGATTGCCCGAGATAATTTGGTGGGTATCCAGTTCCACCCGGAAAAAAGTCAGCGTATCGGCTTGACGATACTGAAGAATTTCATTGCCTGGAATGCGGCTTTGATGGCTACCACAGAGTTGGAGATGGCTACATGCTGA
- the galU gene encoding UTP--glucose-1-phosphate uridylyltransferase GalU, with protein sequence MQKVKKAVFPVAGMGTRFLPATKASPKEMMPVVDKPLIQYAVEEAVEAGITEMIFITGRNKRSIEDHFDKAYELENELEMRNKHQMLEIVQSIIPKNVTCIYIRQPEALGLGHAVLCAQPVVGNEPFAVILADDLCDAKKPVMKQMVDEFDRCHCSILGVETVEPEQTGSYGIVAVDEEKPHVHRIRSIVEKPKPADAPSNLAVVGRYILTPRIFDMLLNVQPGAGGEIQLTDGIAALLKYEAAFAYEYEGARYDCGSKLGYLKATIQYGLKHPEVGGEFAAFLKQHHCDWVA encoded by the coding sequence ATGCAGAAGGTCAAGAAGGCGGTGTTTCCCGTTGCTGGTATGGGCACGCGCTTTTTGCCTGCCACCAAGGCAAGCCCGAAAGAAATGATGCCAGTGGTGGATAAGCCACTGATTCAATATGCAGTAGAAGAGGCGGTCGAGGCGGGGATCACTGAGATGATCTTCATCACTGGTCGTAACAAGCGCTCGATCGAAGACCATTTCGACAAAGCCTATGAGCTGGAAAATGAGCTGGAGATGCGCAACAAGCATCAAATGCTCGAAATTGTACAAAGTATCATTCCGAAGAATGTTACCTGCATCTACATCCGCCAACCCGAGGCGCTGGGGCTCGGGCATGCCGTGCTGTGCGCGCAGCCCGTGGTGGGGAATGAGCCATTTGCTGTGATTCTGGCAGATGATCTGTGCGATGCGAAGAAACCTGTGATGAAGCAGATGGTGGATGAGTTCGATCGTTGCCATTGCTCGATTCTGGGCGTGGAGACTGTCGAGCCCGAGCAGACTGGCTCATACGGCATCGTGGCCGTGGATGAGGAGAAGCCGCATGTGCATCGCATCCGCTCCATCGTGGAAAAGCCCAAGCCTGCGGACGCACCATCCAATCTGGCTGTGGTTGGTCGCTACATCCTGACCCCGCGCATCTTTGACATGCTGTTGAATGTACAGCCTGGTGCGGGCGGCGAGATCCAATTGACCGATGGCATTGCGGCATTGCTCAAATATGAGGCTGCCTTTGCCTATGAGTACGAGGGGGCGCGTTATGACTGTGGCTCCAAACTCGGGTATTTGAAAGCCACCATCCAATATGGGCTGAAACACCCGGAGGTCGGTGGTGAGTTCGCGGCCTTCCTGAAGCAACATCACTGCGATTGGGTGGCTTGA
- the pseC gene encoding UDP-4-amino-4,6-dideoxy-N-acetyl-beta-L-altrosamine transaminase, whose translation MIPYGRQDISETDIEAVVATLRSDWLTQGPAVPRFEQMVAAYCGVRYAVAVANATAALHLACLALGLGPGKRLWTSPNTFVASANCGRYCGAAVDFVDIDPVSYNLSPAALADRLQQAEANDTLPDVLVPVHFAGQSCDMQAIAALARPRGIAIIEDASHAIGGHYQGRPIGCCEFSDCAVFSFHPVKIITSGEGGMILTNREDLYQQLVRLRSHGITRDPACMEGPSEGDWYYQQIELGFNYRMTDIQAALGASQMTRIDDFVRQRREWVTAYRTALDGQPLQLPDPSNDQASAWHLFVVQVQADGQRQRVFNAMRSAGIGVNVHYIPVHLQPYYRRLGFRPGDFPVAERYYRHAITLPLYPGLTCQDFRQVVDNMIAIFEKG comes from the coding sequence ATGATTCCCTATGGTCGGCAAGACATCTCTGAAACCGACATCGAAGCAGTCGTCGCCACGCTGCGTTCCGACTGGTTGACCCAAGGCCCGGCAGTGCCCCGGTTTGAGCAGATGGTGGCAGCCTACTGTGGGGTGCGTTACGCCGTGGCCGTGGCCAATGCCACCGCTGCCTTGCATTTGGCCTGCCTGGCGCTGGGGCTGGGGCCAGGCAAGCGCCTATGGACGTCACCCAATACCTTTGTTGCATCAGCCAACTGTGGGCGCTATTGCGGGGCAGCGGTCGATTTCGTCGATATCGACCCCGTGAGCTATAACCTGAGCCCAGCCGCGCTGGCCGACAGATTGCAACAGGCCGAAGCGAATGACACCTTGCCAGACGTATTGGTACCGGTGCATTTCGCCGGCCAATCCTGTGATATGCAAGCCATTGCCGCACTGGCCCGGCCACGGGGTATCGCCATCATCGAAGACGCCTCGCATGCCATTGGTGGGCATTACCAGGGCAGGCCGATCGGCTGCTGCGAATTCTCGGATTGCGCCGTATTCAGCTTCCACCCGGTCAAGATCATCACCAGTGGTGAAGGCGGCATGATCCTGACCAATCGGGAGGACCTCTACCAACAGTTGGTCCGCCTGCGCAGCCATGGCATCACCCGTGATCCAGCCTGCATGGAGGGCCCATCAGAGGGAGATTGGTACTACCAACAGATCGAGCTGGGCTTCAATTACCGGATGACAGACATCCAGGCCGCGCTGGGGGCCAGCCAGATGACCCGGATTGACGATTTTGTCCGCCAGCGCCGAGAGTGGGTGACAGCCTACCGGACTGCATTGGACGGCCAGCCACTGCAGCTGCCGGACCCATCGAATGACCAGGCATCGGCCTGGCACCTGTTTGTGGTGCAGGTGCAGGCAGACGGACAGCGGCAGCGGGTATTCAACGCCATGCGGAGCGCGGGTATCGGCGTCAATGTCCATTACATCCCTGTGCATCTGCAGCCTTATTATCGACGGCTGGGCTTTCGACCCGGCGATTTCCCCGTGGCTGAACGTTACTACCGGCATGCCATCACCCTGCCGCTTTACCCAGGCCTGACCTGTCAAGATTTCCGACAAGTGGTCGATAACATGATAGCGATATTTGAAAAAGGTTGA
- a CDS encoding N-acetylneuraminate synthase family protein: protein MAVHFGKRKVGDGEPCFITYEAGPTHDGLASAKRLVELARQAGADAVKFQILDPDRLVADKQLLFSYDVLVDRASGRLETVEEPLYDILCRRSLSHAEWRILKTYCDGLGLAFFATVGFDDEIALLENLNCDSIKIASADVNHFPLIRKAARTGMCLQLDTGNASLGEVEQAIDVIRSEGNENIIIHQCPSGYPARLESINLNIIKTLKQMFPYPVAFSDHTPGWEMDVAALAVGANLLEKTITEDRTTRSVEHVFSLEPHEMRQFIQTIRDVEIAFGSSRRILHAEELSKRKRIRRSVHLLQSVSAGQKLADVAVEFRRPGFGISPDQYEALLQHRFVQTLPAGTLLSGEHLRAED from the coding sequence ATGGCGGTACATTTTGGCAAGCGTAAAGTCGGGGACGGCGAACCCTGTTTCATCACCTACGAAGCCGGCCCGACACATGATGGCTTGGCCTCAGCCAAGCGACTGGTCGAGCTGGCCCGTCAGGCGGGGGCGGATGCGGTCAAGTTTCAGATTCTGGATCCAGATCGATTGGTCGCAGACAAACAATTGCTGTTTAGTTACGACGTATTGGTGGATCGGGCTTCAGGCAGGCTGGAAACGGTAGAAGAGCCGCTGTATGACATTCTGTGCCGTAGATCACTGAGCCATGCGGAATGGCGCATATTAAAAACCTATTGCGACGGACTGGGCTTGGCTTTTTTTGCAACAGTTGGGTTTGATGATGAAATCGCCTTGCTGGAAAATTTGAATTGCGACTCTATCAAGATTGCCTCTGCTGATGTCAATCACTTTCCCCTGATTCGAAAGGCGGCACGAACAGGAATGTGTCTGCAATTGGATACGGGCAATGCTTCATTGGGTGAAGTCGAGCAGGCTATTGATGTGATTCGTAGCGAAGGGAATGAGAACATCATCATTCATCAGTGCCCAAGCGGCTACCCTGCACGATTGGAAAGTATCAATCTCAATATTATCAAAACGTTGAAGCAGATGTTTCCCTATCCGGTTGCATTTTCAGATCACACGCCAGGTTGGGAAATGGATGTGGCTGCGTTAGCAGTGGGTGCCAACCTGCTGGAAAAGACCATAACTGAAGACCGCACCACGCGTAGCGTCGAGCACGTATTTTCACTTGAACCACATGAAATGCGTCAGTTTATCCAGACGATTCGGGATGTGGAAATCGCCTTCGGTTCTTCTCGACGCATTCTACATGCGGAAGAGCTTTCCAAGCGTAAACGTATACGCCGTAGTGTACATCTTCTACAGTCTGTGTCGGCGGGGCAGAAACTTGCTGACGTGGCTGTAGAGTTCCGTCGCCCTGGATTTGGTATTTCACCAGATCAATATGAAGCATTGCTGCAACACCGGTTTGTACAGACACTGCCTGCAGGCACCTTGCTTTCCGGCGAACACCTGCGTGCGGAGGACTGA
- a CDS encoding S-methyl-5'-thioinosine phosphorylase → MLAIIGGTGMTQLANLEITHRQVIRTPYGEPSGPLTFGRIKHHNVVFLARHGYGHTIPPHEINYRANIWALSSQKVKRIVAVASVGGIAAALKPGALAVPDQLIDYTYGRKFTFFEGGEKPVTHIDFTEPYSDKLRQRILKAAHAAQVAVSDGGIYAATQGPRLETAAEINRLERDGATMVGMTGMPEAALARELGIEYAALAVVANHAAGREPQGSAIDMAAIHAVLTGAMEQVRNVLEYVVDHDAD, encoded by the coding sequence ATGCTAGCCATCATCGGCGGAACGGGCATGACCCAACTGGCCAATCTGGAAATCACCCATCGCCAAGTGATCCGCACCCCTTATGGCGAGCCATCCGGCCCGCTGACGTTTGGTCGGATCAAGCATCACAACGTCGTGTTTCTGGCCCGGCATGGCTATGGGCACACCATCCCACCCCACGAGATCAACTACCGCGCCAATATCTGGGCGCTGTCGAGTCAAAAGGTCAAGCGTATCGTGGCGGTGGCCTCGGTCGGGGGGATTGCTGCGGCGCTGAAGCCCGGTGCCTTGGCGGTGCCTGATCAGCTGATCGATTACACCTATGGGCGTAAATTCACCTTCTTTGAAGGAGGGGAGAAACCCGTCACCCATATCGACTTCACCGAGCCTTACTCCGACAAGCTGCGGCAGCGCATTTTGAAAGCCGCGCACGCTGCCCAGGTGGCGGTATCGGATGGTGGAATCTATGCGGCCACCCAGGGGCCGCGCCTGGAGACGGCTGCCGAGATCAACCGACTGGAACGTGATGGCGCCACCATGGTAGGCATGACCGGTATGCCGGAAGCGGCCTTGGCGCGGGAGCTGGGAATCGAATACGCCGCGCTGGCGGTGGTGGCCAACCATGCGGCGGGGCGAGAGCCGCAGGGTAGTGCCATTGACATGGCGGCCATTCACGCAGTGCTGACCGGTGCCATGGAGCAGGTGCGTAACGTGTTGGAATATGTGGTGGATCACGATGCCGATTAA
- the hisF gene encoding imidazole glycerol phosphate synthase subunit HisF produces MLKKRLIAVLILRDGQVVQSVRFKHTNVIHYDAVHAVECFNKWAVDELVMLNVSPDSTSREGFADAVRRIAGQCFVPLSAGGWINDAAYAETLLRAGADKLVLNTAFHTHCDLVQTLSARYGRQCIIGSMDVKLQVSGETTVMVNRGRDDTKIAPIDWARRMVELGAGELFFNSIDHDGARKGYHLSALQAVCQTVDVPVIAFGGVFTWQHLVDGLNAGAQAAAAANIFHYTEHSTRKAKRFLAEAGIPVRSE; encoded by the coding sequence ATGCTGAAAAAGCGCCTGATCGCAGTCCTGATCTTGCGCGATGGCCAAGTGGTACAAAGTGTTAGGTTCAAACACACCAATGTCATTCACTATGATGCTGTCCATGCGGTCGAGTGCTTCAACAAGTGGGCAGTGGACGAGCTGGTGATGTTAAATGTATCCCCTGATTCCACATCCCGTGAGGGATTTGCTGATGCGGTAAGACGCATCGCTGGGCAATGTTTTGTTCCACTGTCGGCAGGAGGGTGGATCAATGATGCTGCATATGCCGAAACCTTACTGCGTGCAGGTGCTGATAAGTTGGTGCTGAATACGGCGTTTCACACTCACTGCGATCTAGTCCAAACGCTGTCAGCCCGCTATGGAAGGCAGTGCATCATTGGCTCTATGGATGTGAAGCTGCAAGTGTCTGGCGAAACTACCGTGATGGTAAATCGTGGTCGTGATGATACAAAAATAGCACCAATTGACTGGGCCAGAAGAATGGTCGAGCTGGGTGCGGGGGAGCTGTTCTTCAATTCCATTGATCATGATGGTGCTCGCAAGGGCTATCATCTATCAGCTTTGCAAGCCGTTTGCCAAACAGTTGATGTGCCAGTGATTGCCTTTGGCGGTGTCTTCACTTGGCAGCATTTGGTGGATGGATTGAATGCTGGTGCTCAGGCCGCTGCTGCGGCGAATATCTTCCATTACACTGAACATAGCACCCGTAAGGCCAAGCGTTTTCTGGCCGAAGCAGGTATTCCTGTCAGGAGCGAATAA
- the ligA gene encoding NAD-dependent DNA ligase LigA encodes MIPTSVTERAAELRVLLEYHNYRYYVLYDPEVPDAEYDALFRELQALEQAHPALLTPDSPTQRVGGRPLDEFNSVVHRTPMLSLNNAFEAEDVEAFDRRIREAVHAEQIAYEVGPKFDGLAISLTYEHGILVQAATRGDGLTGEDVTANIRTIRCIPLKLATDQPPALVEIRGEVLMLKADFERLNRDQAAKGEKLFANPRNAAAGSLRQLDSRITASRRLSFFAYNLGEMQGGPDFTRQTELMDWLQSLQLPVCELRRQVIGPQGLLDYYQEIGTKRPGLPFDIDGVVYKVDQLDFQQSLGFVSRAPRFAVAHKYPAEEAMTTVEAIDVQVGRTGALTPVARLKPVFVGGVTVTNATLHNEDEVRRKDVRVGDTVVVRRAGDVIPEVARVMVERRPCREVPGADLFSAEQVPLHPPFDMPKSCPVCGSHVVKEEGEAVSRCSGGLFCSAQRKQALIHFAQRRAMDIEGLGDKLVEQLVDVGLVHTPADLYRLDKASLAGLDRMAEKSAGNLLAAIEKSRFTTLPRFIYALGIRNVGESTARDLAKHFGQLDALRAAEYEMLLQVPDVGPIVAQSIRDFFGEPHNAEVVEQLLQAEVAWPAIEPSALASSPFAGKTFVLTGTLPTLTRDQAKAMIEAVGGKAAGSVSKKTDYVVAGADAGSKLAKAQELGVQILDEAAFQALLATVQQPA; translated from the coding sequence ATGATTCCAACTTCTGTTACTGAGCGCGCAGCCGAGCTGCGCGTTTTGCTTGAATACCATAATTATCGTTATTACGTACTGTATGATCCGGAAGTCCCAGACGCTGAATACGACGCCTTGTTTCGCGAGCTACAAGCTCTGGAGCAGGCTCATCCAGCGCTCTTGACGCCAGATTCGCCGACCCAGCGCGTGGGCGGGCGACCGTTGGATGAATTCAACTCCGTCGTTCATCGTACCCCGATGCTGTCGCTCAACAACGCTTTTGAGGCGGAAGATGTCGAGGCTTTTGACAGGCGGATTCGTGAGGCCGTGCATGCCGAACAGATCGCCTACGAAGTCGGGCCGAAGTTCGATGGCTTGGCGATCAGCCTGACCTATGAGCACGGGATATTGGTGCAGGCCGCCACCCGGGGGGATGGGCTGACAGGCGAAGATGTCACTGCCAACATTCGCACCATCCGCTGCATCCCATTGAAGCTGGCCACGGATCAACCGCCCGCCCTGGTGGAGATCCGTGGTGAGGTGTTGATGTTGAAGGCGGATTTCGAGCGGCTGAATCGTGATCAGGCTGCCAAAGGTGAGAAACTGTTCGCCAATCCGCGCAACGCGGCGGCAGGCAGCCTGCGGCAGCTCGATTCCCGCATCACGGCCAGTCGGCGCTTGAGCTTTTTTGCCTATAATCTGGGCGAGATGCAAGGCGGGCCGGACTTTACACGCCAGACCGAGTTGATGGATTGGCTGCAGTCGCTGCAGCTGCCGGTCTGTGAGTTGCGTCGACAAGTGATCGGGCCACAAGGGCTGCTGGATTACTACCAGGAGATCGGTACCAAGCGACCAGGCTTGCCTTTCGATATCGATGGGGTGGTGTATAAGGTCGATCAGCTAGATTTCCAGCAATCATTGGGCTTTGTGTCACGCGCTCCGCGCTTTGCCGTGGCGCATAAATACCCGGCGGAAGAGGCCATGACCACGGTGGAGGCGATCGATGTCCAGGTGGGGCGTACTGGCGCATTGACGCCGGTTGCCCGGCTGAAGCCGGTCTTTGTCGGTGGGGTAACAGTCACCAATGCCACATTGCATAACGAGGACGAGGTGCGCCGTAAGGATGTCCGGGTTGGTGACACTGTGGTGGTGCGCAGGGCTGGCGATGTCATTCCTGAGGTGGCACGGGTGATGGTCGAGCGCCGTCCCTGCCGCGAGGTGCCCGGTGCGGATTTATTCTCAGCTGAGCAGGTGCCGCTGCATCCACCCTTTGACATGCCCAAGTCCTGCCCGGTTTGCGGCTCGCATGTTGTGAAGGAGGAGGGCGAAGCCGTGTCACGCTGTAGTGGCGGGTTATTCTGCTCCGCGCAGCGCAAGCAGGCATTGATCCACTTCGCCCAGCGTCGGGCCATGGATATCGAGGGCCTGGGCGATAAACTGGTGGAGCAATTGGTGGATGTCGGCCTGGTGCATACACCTGCCGATTTATACAGGCTGGACAAGGCCAGTTTGGCCGGGTTGGATCGGATGGCCGAGAAATCGGCTGGCAATTTGCTGGCCGCCATCGAGAAAAGTCGCTTCACGACCTTGCCCCGTTTCATTTATGCTCTCGGCATTCGCAATGTCGGTGAGTCAACGGCCAGAGACTTGGCGAAACACTTTGGTCAGCTCGATGCGTTGAGGGCGGCTGAATACGAGATGCTGTTGCAGGTGCCGGATGTGGGCCCGATCGTTGCTCAGAGCATCCGGGACTTCTTTGGCGAGCCGCATAATGCCGAGGTGGTCGAACAGCTGCTCCAGGCTGAAGTGGCCTGGCCTGCCATCGAGCCCTCAGCGTTGGCCAGCAGCCCCTTTGCGGGCAAGACTTTTGTCTTGACCGGCACCCTGCCCACCCTGACGCGGGATCAAGCCAAGGCCATGATCGAGGCCGTAGGCGGGAAGGCTGCGGGCAGCGTATCGAAAAAGACCGACTATGTGGTGGCTGGCGCAGATGCCGGCAGTAAATTAGCCAAAGCGCAGGAGTTGGGTGTGCAAATTCTGGATGAGGCGGCATTTCAAGCTTTACTGGCAACAGTGCAGCAGCCTGCCTGA
- the def gene encoding peptide deformylase yields the protein MPIKPVLKMGEPLLWQMAAAIETFDTPALHALIQDMEDTMLAMNGAGIAAPQIGVSEQVVIFGSKAPKENPRYPDAGHVPYTVLCNPQIEPIGDEMEEGWEGCLSVPGLRGVVPRHMTIRYRGMDQFGRPIDRTVSGFHARVVQHECDHLWGVLYPMRIQDMQRFGFVDVLFPDMPVEDD from the coding sequence ATGCCGATTAAGCCGGTGCTGAAGATGGGTGAGCCGCTGCTGTGGCAGATGGCTGCTGCGATCGAGACATTCGATACACCCGCTTTGCATGCGCTGATTCAAGATATGGAAGACACCATGCTGGCCATGAATGGCGCTGGAATCGCTGCACCCCAGATCGGCGTCAGCGAACAGGTGGTGATTTTCGGCAGTAAAGCACCCAAGGAAAACCCCCGTTATCCAGATGCAGGCCATGTGCCCTATACCGTACTCTGCAACCCGCAAATCGAACCGATTGGCGACGAGATGGAGGAAGGATGGGAGGGGTGCCTGTCAGTGCCTGGTCTGCGTGGTGTGGTGCCCCGTCACATGACCATCCGTTATCGTGGCATGGATCAGTTCGGACGACCCATCGATCGCACGGTCAGCGGTTTTCACGCCCGCGTCGTACAGCACGAGTGTGATCACCTGTGGGGTGTGCTATATCCGATGCGGATACAAGACATGCAGCGCTTTGGTTTTGTCGACGTGTTGTTTCCCGACATGCCAGTCGAAGATGACTGA
- the pseB gene encoding UDP-N-acetylglucosamine 4,6-dehydratase (inverting), with the protein MFDNQSILITGGTGSFGRKFIRTLLARHQPRRVVVFSRDELKQYEMQQEFNQPCMRFFLGDVRDGERLRQAMRGIDYVVHAAALKQVPAAEYNPTECIRTNVWGAENVINAAIESGVQKVIALSTDKAASPINLYGATKLLSDKLFVAANNITGGHITRFAVVRYGNVVGSRGSVVPLFRKLAQDGAPDLPITDVRMTRFWITLQQGVDFVLKNFARMHGGELFVPKIPSIRIVDLAQAMAPDKPHRVIGIRPGEKLHELMVPRDAAFQTIEFDDHYVIKPAILFTQPADFSRNQLNEAGKTVADDFEYSSETNPWFLTVDELIELDRADV; encoded by the coding sequence ATGTTCGACAATCAATCGATTCTGATCACCGGGGGCACCGGCTCTTTTGGGCGTAAATTCATCCGGACATTACTGGCCCGGCATCAGCCCCGCCGGGTCGTGGTGTTCTCGCGGGATGAGCTCAAACAATATGAAATGCAGCAGGAGTTCAACCAACCCTGCATGCGGTTCTTCCTGGGCGATGTCCGAGATGGCGAGCGCCTACGCCAGGCGATGCGTGGCATCGACTATGTGGTTCATGCGGCGGCGCTGAAACAGGTGCCCGCAGCCGAATACAACCCTACCGAATGCATCCGCACCAATGTCTGGGGGGCGGAGAACGTCATCAATGCCGCGATCGAGAGTGGCGTACAAAAAGTGATCGCCCTATCCACCGACAAGGCGGCCAGCCCGATCAATCTGTACGGCGCGACCAAGCTGCTGTCCGATAAATTGTTCGTGGCGGCCAATAACATTACCGGTGGGCATATCACCCGTTTCGCCGTGGTGCGCTATGGCAATGTGGTCGGGTCACGCGGCTCGGTCGTGCCTTTGTTCCGCAAACTGGCGCAAGATGGTGCGCCAGATCTGCCGATCACAGATGTGCGGATGACCCGCTTCTGGATCACCCTGCAACAAGGCGTGGATTTTGTCCTGAAGAACTTCGCCCGCATGCATGGCGGAGAGTTGTTCGTTCCCAAGATTCCCTCCATCCGAATCGTCGATCTGGCGCAAGCCATGGCGCCAGACAAACCGCACCGCGTCATTGGAATCCGGCCTGGTGAGAAACTGCACGAGCTGATGGTGCCGCGTGATGCGGCATTCCAGACCATCGAATTCGATGACCACTATGTGATCAAGCCCGCCATTCTGTTCACCCAGCCTGCGGATTTCTCACGCAATCAGTTGAATGAAGCTGGCAAAACGGTGGCAGATGATTTTGAGTACAGCTCTGAAACCAACCCCTGGTTTCTCACGGTCGATGAGCTGATTGAATTGGATCGTGCAGACGTATGA
- a CDS encoding cell division protein ZipA C-terminal FtsZ-binding domain-containing protein translates to MSDLNLALIVAAVGIIGGVWALNWWQERSFRRKAEQAFEKPAEDVLLERKPKTAARAEPDTPRLEPSLVDTSPAVTPVTSPSPQAETTAALSVLPNTVLDSGIDFIAELHLTEPVAVRNLQVSMEDAANIGKPVRWSGLDAEGEHWSMIHPGAAGSFRQLRVGLQLADRKGPVSDAQLLEFVRIIRLVGEDIGAVVELPQRTPALMAATDLDTFCADVDVLIGLNIVSRDGTPFSATKIRALCEAAGMQLADDGLFHLRNEHGQTLFSLCNLGQESFSSATIRQMKVNAVTLLFDVPRVVGGVSVFDRVAKLADHLAESLDGELVDDNRRPLNEQGLGAIRRQLIELYRRMEQRGIQPGSPTALRLFA, encoded by the coding sequence ATGAGCGATCTCAACCTAGCCTTGATCGTGGCCGCCGTCGGCATCATTGGCGGCGTCTGGGCATTGAACTGGTGGCAGGAGCGCAGCTTCCGCCGCAAAGCCGAACAAGCCTTTGAAAAACCAGCCGAGGACGTGCTGCTGGAACGTAAGCCGAAAACCGCCGCCCGAGCCGAGCCCGACACCCCGCGACTGGAGCCGAGCTTGGTCGATACCTCGCCAGCCGTTACACCGGTCACCTCTCCCAGCCCGCAGGCGGAAACGACCGCTGCGCTGTCTGTCTTGCCCAACACAGTGCTCGACAGCGGTATCGATTTCATTGCCGAACTGCATCTGACCGAGCCGGTCGCGGTGCGTAATCTGCAGGTGTCGATGGAAGATGCCGCCAATATCGGCAAGCCCGTGCGCTGGAGCGGGCTGGACGCCGAGGGTGAGCATTGGAGCATGATCCATCCTGGCGCCGCCGGCAGCTTCCGCCAATTGCGGGTGGGCTTGCAGCTGGCTGATCGCAAGGGCCCGGTCAGCGATGCACAATTGCTGGAGTTCGTGCGTATCATCCGACTGGTCGGTGAAGATATCGGCGCAGTGGTCGAGCTGCCGCAACGCACGCCAGCATTGATGGCCGCCACCGATCTCGATACATTCTGCGCAGATGTCGATGTGTTGATCGGCCTCAATATCGTCAGCCGGGATGGAACACCCTTCTCCGCGACCAAGATCCGGGCGCTGTGCGAGGCGGCGGGCATGCAGCTGGCGGATGATGGGCTGTTCCACCTGCGCAATGAGCATGGCCAGACGCTGTTCTCGTTGTGCAATCTGGGGCAGGAATCCTTCTCTTCCGCGACCATCCGTCAGATGAAAGTGAACGCTGTCACCCTGTTGTTTGATGTGCCGCGCGTGGTGGGTGGGGTGAGCGTATTCGATCGTGTGGCCAAGTTGGCCGACCATCTTGCGGAATCGTTGGATGGCGAGCTGGTGGATGACAATCGCCGCCCGCTCAATGAACAAGGACTGGGGGCCATCCGCCGCCAGCTGATCGAACTCTATCGTCGTATGGAGCAGCGTGGCATCCAGCCAGGCAGCCCAACCGCACTCCGACTCTTCGCATGA